TACATATCTAGAAACTCAAACATGTCCTTAATTTGCGCACTGATCTTCTGTGTAATCAGCCAACCTTTCACTTAGTTGTGGTTGTTGTCCCAGAACTGAGCCTGGAGCCAGTCTATTGTATTCTTTTCCACCTGAAACGCCTTGGCAAGAACATCATCGGATATTGGTGGGTCTGACCCAAACACTGCATTGGCAATTGTGATAGCCCCTGGGTTCTGGCTGCTGAGCGCGGCAATTGCAACGGCGGGCTGATGGGGGTTGGGGTTGAATTGGAAGTGGATGAGCCCCACGGGGAAGACAAACACATCACCTTTGTTGAGCACCTTCGAGAAGAACTTGTTTCTGGCTGGGGCGGGCAGGTTGGATGTGACAAAGCCAACGTATAGTGTCCCCTCGAGCACTGTGAGGATCTCAGTGGCGCGGGGGTGCGTATGTGGT
This Triticum dicoccoides isolate Atlit2015 ecotype Zavitan unplaced genomic scaffold, WEW_v2.0 scaffold178682, whole genome shotgun sequence DNA region includes the following protein-coding sequences:
- the LOC119344664 gene encoding germin-like protein 8-11, giving the protein MQIAGLNTLGISIARIDYAPLGQNPPHTHPRATEILTVLEGTLYVGFVTSNLPAPARNKFFSKVLNKGDVFVFPVGLIHFQFNPNPHQPAVAIAALSSQNPGAITIANAVFGSDPPISDDVLAKAFQVEKNTIDWLQAQFWDNNHN